Proteins encoded by one window of Salvia splendens isolate huo1 chromosome 5, SspV2, whole genome shotgun sequence:
- the LOC121803006 gene encoding cytochrome b-c1 complex subunit Rieske-4, mitochondrial-like — MLRVAGRRLSSLSWRSAQAPSAAFTSRNPFVGGDSSSDERTSSPVRSISVFDQIRGFSSGALAAGQDSGLVPEVPATVAAIKNPSSKIVYDEHNHERYPPGDPSKRAFAYFVLTGGRFVYASLARLLVLKFVLSMSASKDVLALASLEVDLSSIEPGTTVTVKWRGKPVFIRRRTEEDIKLANSVDVASLRDPQEDAVRVKNPEWLVVIGVCTHLGCIPLPNAGDYGGWFCPCHGSHYDISGRIRKGPAPFNLEVPTYTFLDENKLMVG; from the exons ATGCTGAGGGTAGCGGGGCGGAGGCTTTCTTCTCTCTCATGGCGGTCGGCTCAGGCTCCTTCCGCCGCATTTACCTCCAGAAACCCGTTCGTCGGCGGCGATTCATCGTCTGATGAACGCACTTCTTCACCCGTTCGATCAATTTCTGTTTTCGATCAGATCAGAG GGTTCTCTTCTGGTGCCCTTGCAGCAGGGCAAGACTCAGGCCTGGTTCCAGAAGTCCCTGCTACCGTGGCGGCCATCAAGAATCCCAGCTCAAAGATTGTCTACGATGAGCACAACCACGAGCGATACCCGCCAGGTGATCCTAGCAAACGTGCGTTCGCATACTTTGTTTTGACTGGAGGCAGGTTTGTATACGCATCACTAGCCCGTCTCCTTGTGCTCAAATTCGTTCTGAGCATGTCTGCCAGTAAAGATGTCCTTGCTCTCGCTTCCCTCGAGGTGGATCTGTCTAGCATCGAACCTGGGACAACCGTCACAGTGAAGTGGCGCGGGAAGCCAGTCTTCATCAGGCGCCGAACCGAAGAAGACATCAAGCTGGCAAACAGTGTCGACGTTGCCTCCCTCCGTGACCCACAGGAGGATGCTGTGAGGGTCAAGAATCCCGAATGGCTCGTGGTTATTGGGGTTTGCACCCATCTGGGGTGCATCCCCTTGCCGAATGCTGGTGATTACGGGGGTTGGTTTTGCCCGTGCCACGGATCCCATTACGACATCTCTGGTCGGATTCGCAAAGGGCCTGCGCCGTTCAACCTCGAGGTTCCCACTTACACCTTTTTAGATGAGAACAAGTTGATGGTTGGGTGA